A single genomic interval of Bacteroidales bacterium harbors:
- a CDS encoding methyltransferase, with the protein MSNDYFAFRRFTVIQDRCAMKVGTDGVLLGAWTEVKNAERILDVGTGTGLIALMCAQRSDSFIDAVEIDPDASDQATVNFKNSPWKDRIQVYCKPFQQYALETLFTYDVIVSNPPYFRNSLKPPDGKRSLARHDDRLDAETLIHNSIKLLSPTGHLAVILPYDQSDQFINHAWFNQLYVYRKSTVRPYPGKNFTRCLVEFGRQHTANFETNEILIRKGEKDGYSEEYRDLTADFYLNI; encoded by the coding sequence GTGTCGAATGATTACTTTGCATTCAGGCGATTTACAGTAATTCAGGATCGGTGTGCCATGAAGGTCGGCACTGACGGTGTTCTGCTTGGAGCATGGACTGAAGTAAAAAACGCTGAACGGATCCTTGATGTCGGAACCGGTACAGGCCTTATCGCGTTAATGTGCGCGCAACGTTCAGATTCCTTTATCGATGCGGTTGAAATAGATCCGGATGCCTCGGATCAGGCCACAGTTAATTTTAAAAATTCACCATGGAAGGACAGGATACAGGTATATTGCAAGCCTTTTCAGCAATATGCCCTTGAAACACTGTTCACATATGATGTAATCGTATCCAATCCGCCGTATTTCAGAAATTCATTAAAACCGCCGGATGGAAAACGGTCTTTGGCACGTCATGACGACAGGCTTGATGCGGAAACCCTCATTCATAATTCGATCAAACTTTTATCTCCGACCGGGCATTTGGCAGTAATTCTGCCCTACGATCAGTCAGATCAGTTTATAAACCATGCCTGGTTTAATCAGCTTTATGTTTATAGAAAATCTACTGTGCGGCCTTATCCGGGTAAAAACTTCACCCGATGCCTTGTGGAATTTGGCCGGCAACATACTGCCAATTTTGAAACCAATGAAATTTTAATCAGAAAAGGGGAGAAGGATGGATATTCGGAGGAATACAGGGATCTTACTGCGGATTTCTATCTGAATATTTAA